TAACATCAGGAAAGCGTGTGGTCCGAACCAACAATGACGTCAATTTCTCGCTATTTATGCTCACTGCACCAATTCCAACAGTTTCATCTGTAATCATGAATACAATGATCGGCCGTAGGTCCCTGGTAGCTCTAGTAGCGGTGTTGACGTTCCTTCTCCGGCCAGCTGCGACGGCGGCAGCGAGTGGCCACGCCGCGGACCGCATCGACCGTCTGCCTGGACAGCCGCCGGTGGACTTCGACATGTACTCAGGGTACATCACGGTGGAGAAGAGCGCCGGACGGTCGCTGTTCTATCTGCTGCAGGAAGCGCCCGAGGAGGCTCAGCCGGCGCCGCTGGTGCTCTGGCTCAACGGCGGGCCCGGCTGCTCCTCCATCGCGTACGGCGCCTCCGAGGAGCTCGGCGCGTTTCGCATCACGCCGCGTGGCGCGGGCCTCTTCTTGAATGAGTACCGGTGGAACAAAGGTAGGAGCACCAAACTTGATTGATCGAAGGTTTATGCCTGTCATGCTTCTTGCATTGGATAATGAAGTGTGAACTTGCAGTGGCCAACATCCTCTTCTTGGACTCGCCGGCCGGCGTCGGGTTCTCGTACACCAACACCACCTCCGACCTCTACACCTCCGGCGACAACAGGACAGGCAGGTTATCTAGATGCCACTGTGTAGTTACATGCCATTGTGCCCCCATGGCATCCAACGGTATTTACAAGGGGCATTTTTCTTATTTGCAGCTCATGACTCCTACACTTTCTTGGCAAAATGGTTCGAGAAGTTCCCGCATTACAAGTATCGCGATTTCTACATTGCTGGCGAGAGCTATGCAGGCATAAGTTCTTGTCCTCTTCTCCTCAATCTACTCAATTTCACGTGCTTAATTCTTCTCCTAATCATTTCATAACCTGAAATTTCAGGGCACTATGTCCCGGAGTTATCCCAGCTCGTCCACCGGAACAACAAAGGCATCGAGAAACCCATCATCAACTTCAAAGGGTTCATGGTAGGGCTAAATTTGACATTCATCGCGTGCCCTGATCGCTAGCTGCAGCCTGAAACCTAATTCATTATGCAGGTTGGGAATGCTGTGATCGACGACTACCACGACTACCGCGGCACGTTCGAGTTCTGGTGGAACCACGGGCTGGTCTCCGACGAAACCTACCGCCTCCTCAATCGCTCCTGCATCCATGACTCCTCTGTCCACCCGTCGCCGGCGTGTGGCGCCGCATTCAACGTCTCAATCGAGGAGCAGGGCAACATCGATTTGTACAGCATCTACACGCCCACCTGCAACGAGACGGCAACGGCTAGCCGACGGCGGCCAAGGGGACGCTACGTGAGTATCCTGGACCCTGATTTCCAGCGTCGTCGTTCAGTAAAGCCATGTTAACTTTCGAAGCAAAACGCCGTACCGGTTGCTGTTGCACACTTATATAGTTATATGCAGCCATGGATGACCGGATCGTATGACCCGTGCACGGATCGATACTCCACGGCCTACTACAACCGGCCGGATGTGCAGAGGGCTCTCCACGCCAACGTCACCGGCGCCCTAAACTACCCCTGGGTGACCTGCAGGTCTGTGCTCCTTCGCTTTCCAGTTTGCACACTATATAGATACTGTAATTGGAAAAATGTAGAGCGGTTTCAGTTTTCAAATACTGGGACAAAAAGGATGTTGAAGTGTCTATCGCTTTTATTTTGGTAATAGCTAGCTTGTTGGAGGTGAAGATGAatatctcaaaaatagctttattTTTTAGTATATCTCAAAAATAGCTGTGCCGCATTATATTAGCGCCTTGTAGTAGCTTTCTTTCTTTGCTTTTTGGTTCCTTTTTTTTCACTTTGTACATGACACTTATCGAGAAATTACAAAACTGTACGCAGTACAGATACACGTGCAACTTCAAAATTAGCTTGACTTATTATGTAGTAAATGAATTGCAGTGACCCCATCTATAACAACTGGCGTGATGCTCCGAGGTCCATGCTTCCTATTTACAAAGAGCTTACTGAAGCTGGTCTAAGGATATGGGTCTTCAGGTCAGTTTATTCCTTTTTGGAAATAAAATTGTTTCATTGAATGCGTCATCATTTCTTAACTTATTCAGAACGCCACGCAGCTGCTACAATAGTCTTTTTTTTTGCTAGGTAATTTATAAGGAATATCTTGGCTGCTATCAGATAAATTATACACGTCCTATGTTCCTTGAGAAAACACACAAGTGTTTATTCTGGATATATTGATAAATCAAATCGTCCCTTATAACTTCACATGCTAAGATAATCATACGCATATTGGTGCATGCATGATGCATCTCAATGATTAGATCTCATATTGTTCAGTTCGTAACATTTTGTTACACAAAGTCCCTAATAGCAGTACATGCTAAGATAATGGTACTCTCGTCGATTCTGTTGTACATCATGCAAGCATTTAAATAATATTTGTTTTATTCAGTCGAAGCAGTTTGCATAGATACGGACTACCGAACAACTCAGTTACCGTACCTAAACATTTAAATAATATTTGTTTTATTTATTACCCAGCGGAGACACAGACGCAGTAGTCCCCTTGACAGCAACGAGATACTCCATCGACGCTATGGGTCTTGCAACCACTAATAGTTGGTATCCTTGGTATGATGTCCAAGAGGTCAGCATCATTCCACTTAGAGCTGTATTCCACTTATAATTTGCTTAATTATacataaataaaattattttttatGTACTAAAGCATGCTTTAacgaaaaaaataaataaaatcacTGACATGCTTTGATGGGCATGGAAATACACTAGATCAGTTCAAGCAATATATACATGGTTCTATAGAGTTACGAGGTTAATCCATATCATCTAAATTATTATTAGATAAGATTTATGAAAGATTATTAATGACGTAACTGTTTAGTTTCCTTTTAACACGTTCATACCTAGAGCGATTATATGTAGTTTTGATACGTGTCTACAGTTTAAATGTTTAAAGTCATTTTGGTAGGGCATACAGCTAGCTGAGTCGGTTGAGAAAAACCTTTTAGACGTGAACTCCCGTGAGTGACTAAACAAATGGCCATGTCAATTCAGAAAAATACTTAGAGATGCTAGCTAGCCGTGTCCGACTTCTGTAGGAAAAAAAACGTATACATGTGTTCTTCCATTTTTGCAATCAAACAATGTACACATACCCTAGTTGAGTATGttcgagaaaaagaaaaaaaaaggtacACTGCTAGCTAGGTCGGTAGAAATAGCTGAGTCCATTcacgaaaatttaaaaacctaacaCAAGCTTAGCTAACTAAAAAAGGCTAGAACGCTGAAAGCGGGCTTTTGGGTGGGAATATTTGCAATAACTTAA
This Lolium perenne isolate Kyuss_39 chromosome 1, Kyuss_2.0, whole genome shotgun sequence DNA region includes the following protein-coding sequences:
- the LOC127297323 gene encoding serine carboxypeptidase 2 isoform X1 gives rise to the protein MNTMIGRRSLVALVAVLTFLLRPAATAAASGHAADRIDRLPGQPPVDFDMYSGYITVEKSAGRSLFYLLQEAPEEAQPAPLVLWLNGGPGCSSIAYGASEELGAFRITPRGAGLFLNEYRWNKVANILFLDSPAGVGFSYTNTTSDLYTSGDNRTAHDSYTFLAKWFEKFPHYKYRDFYIAGESYAGHYVPELSQLVHRNNKGIEKPIINFKGFMVGNAVIDDYHDYRGTFEFWWNHGLVSDETYRLLNRSCIHDSSVHPSPACGAAFNVSIEEQGNIDLYSIYTPTCNETATASRRRPRGRYPWMTGSYDPCTDRYSTAYYNRPDVQRALHANVTGALNYPWVTCSDPIYNNWRDAPRSMLPIYKELTEAGLRIWVFSGDTDAVVPLTATRYSIDAMGLATTNSWYPWYDVQEVGGWSQVYEGLTLVTVRGAGHEVPLHRPRQALIMFQHFLQGKPMPGHTKNETLA
- the LOC127297323 gene encoding serine carboxypeptidase 2 isoform X2 encodes the protein MNTMIGRRSLVALVAVLTFLLRPAATAAASGHAADRIDRLPGQPPVDFDMYSGYITVEKSAGRSLFYLLQEAPEEAQPAPLVLWLNGGPGCSSIAYGASEELGAFRITPRGAGLFLNEYRWNKVANILFLDSPAGVGFSYTNTTSDLYTSGDNRTAHDSYTFLAKWFEKFPHYKYRDFYIAGESYAGHYVPELSQLVHRNNKGIEKPIINFKGFMVGNAVIDDYHDYRGTFEFWWNHGLVSDETYRLLNRSCIHDSSVHPSPACGAAFNVSIEEQGNIDLYSIYTPTCNETATASRRRPRGRYPWMTGSYDPCTDRYSTAYYNRPDVQRALHANVTGALNYPWVTCSDPIYNNWRDAPRSMLPIYKELTEAGLRIWVFRLVVGARYTRASHW